A region of the Candidatus Aegiribacteria sp. genome:
GCAACCTCAGGCAGACACTGATAGATAACTGCCTGAAACTGATAGAAGATAAGGGAGTATCAGGGTTCACGCTCAGAGAAATCGCCAGAATGTCCGGAGTCTCCCCCGCTGCTCCTTATCATCATTTCAAGAGCAAGACCGAACTGCTTGCTGCAGTTGCTGTCATGGGCTTCGAGATGCTCGATGAAGCGCAGCGGCAAGCAATTGACGATTCCGATAATGCCGGATGCAGACTGGAAGCTCTTGGCAAGTCCTACGTGATGTTCGCTGTGAATCACAAAGTCTACTTTCATGTGATGTTCAGAGTGAATAATGAACTGCTCTGGGAGAACCCGAAA
Encoded here:
- a CDS encoding TetR/AcrR family transcriptional regulator is translated as MARTCRTNTYHHCNLRQTLIDNCLKLIEDKGVSGFTLREIARMSGVSPAAPYHHFKSKTELLAAVAVMGFEMLDEAQRQAIDDSDNAGCRLEALGKSYVMFAVNHKVYFHVMFRVNNELLWENPKVMNAAKQTFSHLENTIRELYPEAGEGNGSHLRAAVITCWSMVHGLASLWMDGPLRAMESGKLDIK